GTCAAAATAATGCAGGCCGTGCAAATCTGAAGGAAAGTGGGAGGGAACCCAGTCAAGGATCACCCCAATGCCGGCCTGGTGCAGGCTGTCTATGAGCTTCATGAACTCCTGTGGAGTACCAAAGCGGCTCGAAGGTGCAAAATAGCCGGTAATCTGGTAGCCCCAAGATCCAAAGAATGGATGTTCCATCACGGGCATGAATTCTACGTGGGTGAAGCCCAGTTCTTTGATATACTCAGGAAGTTGTTCAGCCAGCTCTAAGTAAGTGAGTGACCTGAGGTTATCTTCGGGCACACGCTTCCATGAACCCAGGTGCAGTTCGTATACCGACATGGGCCGGGCCTGTCCTTCTTTTTTCTTGCGGTCTTTCATCCACACTTTGTCTTTCCAGGTATTCTCCAGATCCCAGACCACAGAAGCTGTGTTGGGCGGAGTTTCCCATTGAAAAGCAAACGGGTCTCCTTTATCGGCTTCATAGCCGTTGTTTGACCTTATAAAATATTTGTACAAACTGCCCTTTTTGGCACCCGGGATGAACACTTCCCATATCCCTGAACCATCCCAACGGGCTTTCATGGGGTTAGAATCCCTGTCCCAATTATTGAAATCTCCTACTACCGCAACTTTTTCGGCATTTGGAGCCCAAACAGCGAAATAAACCCCCTCGGTGCCCATATATTCCATAAGGTGGGAACCTAATTTGTTGTAAAGGTGGTAATGTTTGCCTTCGCGGAACAGGTGAATGTCAAATTCGGTTAGTAAAGTAGCTTCAACAGGCTTGTCTGAAGATGATTTTTGCTCTTCTTTCTTGTTGGTAGCCAGATCTTCCACCTGTTTTTTAGCCTTTTGGGCAGCTGTCATTACTTCCTCTTTATCGGGCAAAATCTCTTCCACTTTTTTCTTTGCTTTTTCAGCCTTCGGAATTAATTTCTCGGCAAAACTTCCGGCGGCATCCTTCATGTTTTCAATGTCTTCAGCATCGGGCAGCAGGTCTTTTGCCTTTTTTTCGAGGTCATTTTTAGTGCTTTCTTTTGGAGTGACTTTTTTCTTGATAGCATCGGCAGTGTCTTTGGCTGCGTCTTTTAGATCTTCGGAAGGCGAAGTGTTGGGCAACTTCATTTTCTCTTCGGCACTAATGCCCTCTACTTTCTTTTGACGAGACATTTTCTTTGCAGGTTTCTTTTCTGCTGCTTTTGCAGCCGGTTTAGATTCCTTTTTCACCTCAGATTTTTTGCCTTTTGTTTCCGAAGATTTTTTGCTTTTTCTGGTTCCGGTCTTTTTCTCGGGACTCTCTTCGGGGGTAGTGGTTACCTTGCTTGCTGGCGCTGCAACATCGGGCACCTGCTCATCAGTAAGCGGTTCCTTGAATTTGGCAGGCCTGGAAGTTGTTCCCGCATTTTTCTTTCCTGCGGAAGTTTTCTTCGCCTTACTTTTAGGCTTCGGACTGGCCGCAGCATCTGAATCGGGCATCTTTGTCTTTGGCAGACCGGTCTTTAATTTTGTGCTTTTTGACTCCTTATCTGATGCGGTTTTTTTCTCTGAAGCTGTTTTTGAAGTTCCCGACTTTTTAACAGCCGTGGTTTTTTTAACAGCAGGTTTATTGGAAGCCGTTTTCTCTGAAGCCGTTTTCTTAGCCTCGGCCTTCTTCAGAGTTTTTTTACCTACACCTTTTGGCCCTTTTACTTCCCCCGATTCTTCAGCAGATTTTTTGCCTTTATCCACGGGAGCTTTGGGAGCTTTTCCGGTGTCAGAAACATTTTTATCTATATCTTTTTTATTGTTTTCTTTCTTAGCCATGATTTATTGTTTTATACATGATTTAATTCCCCTTAGCGGGATCAAGACCCAGTCTGGCCGGTTGTTCAATTCGTAGTTCATCTCGTAGATCGCCTTTTCAAGCAGGAAGATCTGCATGAGGATCTCGGTATCGTCCTCATTTGGCGGAATAAAGTCATTTTCGCCTACGTGCTCGTAGTAGCCTTTGAGGAACATTTGGGTGACCAGGTAATACCAGTTCTCTGCCCAGATATCTAGGTCGCCTTCTTTGTTGTGATCGTCAAATTCAGATTCTATGATGCTGCTGTAAGCGGCATAGTGGAAAGAGCGAACCATACCGGCCACATCACGCAGCGGCGATCTTTTTAATCTTCGTTCACTAAAAGACCTTGCGGGTTCGCCCTCAAAATCTATGATCACAAAGTCTTTACCTGTCCATAGAACCTGCCCAAGATGGTAGTCGCCATGGGTCCTTATCTTCATGATAGGGATCTTATGGTCGTAGACTTTTTTAAAGGTGTTGAGCACTTCAGTTTTCATATCAAGCACTTCCTGAGCTTCTTCCCGTATATGCTCCGGAAGGGTTTTTATACTCTTCTGAAGGTTTTGGAAAGCATTTCGGGTAAGCGATTGCAGGGAAGAGAACAATGACCTCTGGTAGTGCAGAGAAAATGGTTCAGGTTCAAAATCCTTTTCCATAGGGTTTGCTGCCAGTGCTTTGTGCATTTCGGCGGTTCTTTGGCCTAACAAGAATATCCTTTCAGGAAAAACAGCGCCCATTAATTCTTTCAGGTTTTCTGAAAGGTCCTGGTAAGAAAGCGGTTTAAGCGTATGTTCTACCGGCTCAAATTCCTGGTCTTTCGGGAGGGTGAGTACCCTGTCAAAAAAGCGGTTTAGCGCATCTTTTGTATAATCCCATGCATCGCCCTGGTTGGGCACAAGGTCCTGCATCATTCCCAGTACAATGATGTTCCTGGGGTCGGGTTTGTACTCAATTGCACCCACAAATCGGGGGGAGTTTTTGTATTCTGTTTTTTCAGTGAGATAGCGGGTGATCTCGAGGTCTGGATTGATGGTATTATCCAGTTTTCGGTATAATTTTAAGAAGTATTTATTGTCAAAAATGAGCGAGGTGTTGCTCTGCTCGGCATTGAGGATCTTGGAGTGTACCTTTTTCCCTTCGGCTTCAAGATTTTCTTCACTGTGGTAGAAAACCAGGTTGCCGCGGCCGCTCTTCAGCCTTCTTCCTTTTCGGATATTTCTGAAAAGCACATTTCTGAAGTTCTCGCTGTAAACCGAATCAAAAAGATATCCTTCTTCACCATCTATCTTCAGTTTGGCAATAATTCCTTTGCCGGGGATTTCTTTGAATTCATCTTCGTGTTTCGGACTTAAAAATCCGAGCGGAAGCTGATAAACTTCCGGCAGGCCATCATTATAGCTCACTTCAATAGTGATTAAAGTTGAAGGGATATCTTTTACGGGTATGTCTACCTTGTTCACCACAGAGATACTCTGAATGACTCTGGATTTGCCCCCAAACCAGCGACAGGTATTGAGGTAGCCCGGAAGAATACTTTGTTCTAATTTGGTCTTGGTCTTATTGTTTAGAAGTTGCTCCCAGTTGTCTATACTTAATACCGGCGTTTCTGACTGTGCCACATGGCCTTCCTCTTTTTGTAACTGGAACCAGTAATAACCGTGGGGCGCCATGGTAAACAGGTAAGGGTGTTCGGTGATCCTGGGGAATTTGTTATGGCTGAACACTTCTACCGGAATATACCCTTCATAGGCCTCAAGATCGAGTTCGGCAGCCTGTGGAAAGCGGGAGAGGTTCCCCAACACAAGTATGTCTTCATCTTCATAAGTCCGCGTGTATGCTATGATCTTTGCATTGCTGGGAGAGAGAAAATTAATGTCTCCGCGACCAAAGGCTTTGTACTTTTTTCTCATGCTTATGATCCTCTTCATCCACCACAAGAGCGAAGAAGAATTCATTTGTTCGGTCTCAACGTTGATGGATTCGTACTTATATGCCGGATCTATAATGACCGGCAGGTAAAGCTTGTGCGGATTTGCATGGGAGAATCCGGCATTGCGGTCTGATGACCATTGCATGGGCGTTCTCACCCCGTCACGGTCTCCCAGATAGTAATTGTCTCCCATACCAATCTCGTCTCCGTAATAGATCACCGGGGTGCCGGGAAGGGAGAAGAGCAGCACGTTCATCAATTCTATTTTATTGCGGTTGTTCTCAAGCAGTGGAGCCAGCCTGTGGCGTATCCCAACGTTGATCTTCGCCTGCGGGTCTTTGGTGTAGACCTTGTACATGTAATCCCTTTCTTCATCGGTCACCATTTCGAGGGTCAATTCATCGTGGTTCCGAAGAAAAATTGCCCACTGGCAGTTCTCCGGAATTTCCGGAGTCTGGTCAATAATATCCATAATGGGATAGCGGTCTTCCATCTTGACCGACATGAACATCCTGGGCATAATGGGGAAGTGGTAGTTCATATGGCACTCGTTGCCTTCCCCAAAATACGCTGCCGAATCTTCTGGCCACATATTGGCTTCAGCCAGCAAAAGTTTGTTCTCGTACTTCTTGTCTACATGCGCTCTTAACTTCTGAAGGAATTCATGCGTTTCCGGCAGGTTTTCACAGTTTGTGCCTTCCCTCTCGAAGAGGTAAGGCACGGCATCAAGCCTGAAGCCATCCACACCCATATCAAACCAGAAGTCAATTACATCAAACACTTCCTGCTGCACTTTTGGATTATCAAAATTCAAATCGGGTTGATGACTAAAAAAGCGGTGCCAGAAATACTGTTGCGCCACCGGGTCCCACGTCCAGTTAGAAGGTTCGGTATCTGTAAAGATGATTCGGGTATCTTTATATTTGGTAGGGTCATCGGTCCATACGTAGTAATCCCTCTCGGGAGAACCTATGGGGGCGTTTCTTGCTTCCTGAAACCACGGGTGCTGGTCTGACGTGTGATTGATAACCAGCTCGGTAATGATCTTTAATCCGCGGCTATGTGCTTCATCAATAAGCTTTTTGAAGGTGTCAAGATCTCCATAAGATGGGTTAATGCTGTAGTAGTCGGCAATGTCATAACCGTCATCCCTAAGGGGGGAAGGGTAGAATGGCAGCAGCCATATTGCTGTCACCCCCAGGTCTTCCAGGTAGTCCAGCTTTTGCAGCAGGCCTTCAAAATCACCTATTCCGTCACCATTGCTATCAAAAAAGGCTTTAATATGAAGTTCGTAAATAATAGCATCTTTATACCAGGTTTCCTGATCGCTCGCTTGAAGTGGTTTGATCATCGGTTTTTATCTTTTATTGGATTGGTTTTTTAGTTTCTACTTTTAAAATATGTGCGGGTATGGCCCGTGGGTGCAGCTCTACATAATTCCATGCATCCTGCCATATATAGCTGGCGCCTGTTAACAGGTCTCTCACCGAATAAGATTCGTGCGGGTCTATTTGAAGCCTTTCAAGCGGAACTTCAACCCAACCCGACTGGGTATTGTGAGGATCGAGGTTCACTACAATGATCAACCTGTTCTTTCCATCCTTATCTACTTTAGAATAGGAGATCAATTTATCATTGTCGGTTTTACAGAATTCAATATTCCAGGTGGTTTGCAGCGCCTCGTTCTCATTCCTAATCCGGTTGAGGATGCTTATCATCTCTTTAATACGGGTATTGCGGTGCCAGTCCCAGTGATAGATCTGGTATTTTTCTGAATGCACATACTCTTCCTTGCCGGGATAAGGTTCGTTGAGGCCAAATTCAAAGACAGGTCCGTAAAGGCCATAATTGGAAGACATAGTGGCCGCAAGGATGAGCCTTATTAAAAATGAGGGCTCTTCTTTGTGTTCCAGGGAAATTGGAAGTATATCGGGGGTATTGGGCCAGAAGTTGGGCCTGTAATACTCCCGCACTTCAGTCTTTGTAAGTTGGGTGAGGTATTCTTCAAATTCCTCTTTGGTATTTCTCCAGGTAAAGTAGGTGTAGGATTGGTTAAACCCAATTTTTGCCAGTTCCTCCATTACCCGGGGGCGCGTAAAAGCTTCCGCTAGAAAAATTATCCCCTCATGCTTTTTGTTGATCTCGGCAATGCACCATTCCCAGAAAAGAAAGGTCTTGGTATGCGGATTATCAACTCTAAAAACATTCACGCCTTTAGCTATCCAGAATTCAACTATACTTTTCAATTCTTCCCACAGGTTCTCCCAGTCTTCAGTCTCAAAATTTACCGGAAGCACATCCTGATATTTCTTCGGCGGATTTTCAGCGTATTGCACTGTACCGTCTGGTCGCCATTTGAACCACTGCGGGTGTTCCTTTACATAAGGATGGTCTGGCGAACACTGGATGGCAAAATCCAAAGCGATCTCAATCCCCAGGTCTTTGGCCTTCTTCACTAGGCTGGTAAAATCTTCCATGCTCCCCAGCTCGGGATGTATGGCTTTATGGCCTCCTTCGCTGGCACCAATGGCCCAGGGTGAACCCGGATCTCCTTCCTCGGCTTCGGTAGCGTTGTTAAGTCCTTTTCTATGGCTGTGCCCAATGGGGTGTATGGGCGGAAAATATATAGTATCAAACCCCATTTTTGACACCTCAGGCAGTATGTTCTCGCAATCTTTAAAGGTTCCGTGTCTGCCTTTTTCGGGGGAAGCAGATCGGGGAAAGAATTCGTACCAGGCACTAAAGAGTGCCTTTTTCCTTTCTACCCTTACTTCGAGTATCTTATCATAAGGAAAAGCCTTGTCGCGGTTACGGGATTCATACATGGCTTTTGAAGCCGAATCACTCAAGGCTTCAGACACAGCTCTTTGCTCATGCTCTTCATCCCTGAATAGGTCGAACCAGTTTTTTAGCTTTTTCTTGTTGGGGGAAGAGGCGCGGGCAAGGGCTTCTTCCATTAATTCGGCTCCTATGAGGAGTTCGGTCTTTAGATTTTGATTGGCGGCTGCTTTTTTCTCCAGGCTGTCCTGCCAGGTGGCAAAATGATCTACCCACGATTCTATGGTGTATTCGTACACCCCGGTTTCGGGCAATTCAAAAGTTGCGCTCCAGTGGTCGTTTCCCTCAAAGATCATCGGCTTTTCCTGCCATTTCTTTTCACGGCCCCTGCCTGTTCTTTTTTCGCGGAAGAGCAGCACCGCGTCCACCTTGTCATGCCCGTCTCCAAAAATGTCGGCTTCCACTTTTATTTCTTCTTCTATTACTCTTTTTATAGGATATTTTCCGCAGTCAATTTGGGGTTTCACATTTCTTATACTCACTCGCTTGTGACCTTCAATTTTCATAGGGTATATTTATTGGATAAATGGTTGATTATTTCCCGAAATGCCTGTGATTTCGGGTATTCCTGCATTCTAAAACACTTAAATTTAGGCAAGTATATGCACACCCTTAGTTAAAAAACTATTAAACATTAAATCTTCCATTTTATCCTTCTTAGCTTTGAGTGTATTTGAAATTCAGGAAGAAAGAAACCTATGGGAAAGAAAGTTGGTGCAGTATATAAAGGACATGAAAAAGTTGAATTTTGCGTATGGGCACCTTTTGCCAAAACTGTTGAAGTAGTATTTGAAAAATCTAAAAACGCCGAAGATCTTATTAAAGATAATAAAGGTTACTGGTGTAAAGAAGTAAAAAATGTTGCCCCGGGCGACACCTATAAATTCCGCCTCGATCAAAAAGATGAATTTCCCGATCCCGCTTCCCTTTCCCAACCGCAGGGTGTTCATTCGTGGTCACAGGTTATAGACCACAGCGCCCATGAGTGGCAGGATAGGGAATGGAAAGGCAGGCAGCTTTCTGAAATGATCATTTATGAGCTCCACGTGGGCAGCTTTACCAAAACAGGGACTTTTGAAGGCGTTATCGATAAACTCGGCCACCTGGAAGAACTGGGTGTAAACACCATTGAGCTAATGCCCGTGGCCCAGTTTCCCGGGGAGCGCAACTGGGGGTATGATGGCGTGTACCCCTTTGCAGCACAGGATAGCTACGGCGGAGCGGCCGGGCTTAAAAAACTTGTAGATGCCTGCCACGCCCAGGGTATAAGCGTGATCCTCGATGTGGTTTACAACCATCTTGGCCCCGAAGGAAACTACATTTCCCAATACGGCCCTTATTTTACCGATAAATACCATACGCCCTGGGGAAGTGCTTTAAATTTTGACGATGAATATTCAGATCAGGTGAGGCAGCATTTTATTCAGAATGCGCTCATGTGGCTTGAAGGTTTCCATCTTGACGGTCTCCGCCTCGATGCCGTTCACGAGATCATCGACAGGGGCGCAAGGCATTTTCTGAAGGAATTAAGCGAGAAGACCGACGCACTGGAAACAAAGACCGGAAGAAAATATGTGCTCATTGCCGAAAGCGACCTCAATGATACCAAATTAATAAGAGATTATGAGCACGGGGGCTTTGGGCTGGAAGGCCAGTGGGTAGACGATTTTCACCACGCCCTGCACACCATCCTCACCGGGGAAGACGCAGGTTATTATACCGACTACGGAAAAATGGAATTCCTGGCCAAATCTTTTAAACAGGCTTTTATCTACGACGGAATTTATTCGCCCTTTCGCAAGCGCAGCATCGGCAATGCTCCTGCCGGGCTTGAGCCTTCCCATTTTGTGATCTGTATCCAGAACCACGATCAGGTGGGGAACAGGCTGCTGGGCGAACGCTTCGCTGAGCTGCTGAGTTTTGAAAAACAGAAGCTCGCTGCCGCCACCATGCTCAGCGCGCCATTTGTGCCCATGCTTTTTATGGGGGAAGAGTTCGGGGAAAAGAATCGTTTTCAGTATTTTGTGAGCCACGGCGATGCCAGCCTTGTAAAAGCAGTACAGGAGGGCCGAAAAAGGGAATTCGAGTACTTCTTTCACTCTCATTCTGAAGTCGATTTTCCCGATCCGCAGGCCAAAAGCACTTTTGAAAATTCAAAGCTCAACTGGCATTTTAAGAAAGATGATCAGAAAAACAAGCTGTTTAATTTTTATAAGAAACTTATAAAGCTGAAAAAACAAGGGGCTTTCGGGCTTTTTAGCCTCCAAAATGCCACTTTTGAAGCCGATGAGGACAAAAAACTCCTGAAGGTTTCAGCAAAGGATGAAAATTCAGTCTTAACCGGTATTTATAACTTCGGAAGTTCAGAGTATTCAGAAAAAATTTTAGAAAAAATACCCCCCCGGCCCCTCATCTTTTCTGCAGATAAAAAATGGGGTGGAAATAAGGATTCAAACGAACTTTTTGATTCAGGAAATATCATTGTACCTGCAGAAGCGGCAGTGATTTACAGGTCTTAAAAATATGCGTTAAAAATGCCCTTTTTGGGACCCCGCTTTTGTGGCAGATCAATAATTAATAAAAAACATTATGAGCAAAAAATATGTATGTGTGCACGGCCATTTTTACCAGCCGCCAAGAGAAAACCCCTGGCTTAACAAGGTAGAGATTCAGGAATCGGCATACCCTTACCACGACTGGAACCACCGCATTAACGCCGAATGTTATGTGCGCAATTCCGCTTCCCGTATTTTGGATGAAGAAGGAAAGATACAGGCCATTATGAACAATTATGCCTGGATGAGCTTTAACATTGGCCCTACTTTACTGGCCTGGATGG
This Salinimicrobium tongyeongense DNA region includes the following protein-coding sequences:
- the treS gene encoding maltose alpha-D-glucosyltransferase, whose translation is MIKPLQASDQETWYKDAIIYELHIKAFFDSNGDGIGDFEGLLQKLDYLEDLGVTAIWLLPFYPSPLRDDGYDIADYYSINPSYGDLDTFKKLIDEAHSRGLKIITELVINHTSDQHPWFQEARNAPIGSPERDYYVWTDDPTKYKDTRIIFTDTEPSNWTWDPVAQQYFWHRFFSHQPDLNFDNPKVQQEVFDVIDFWFDMGVDGFRLDAVPYLFEREGTNCENLPETHEFLQKLRAHVDKKYENKLLLAEANMWPEDSAAYFGEGNECHMNYHFPIMPRMFMSVKMEDRYPIMDIIDQTPEIPENCQWAIFLRNHDELTLEMVTDEERDYMYKVYTKDPQAKINVGIRHRLAPLLENNRNKIELMNVLLFSLPGTPVIYYGDEIGMGDNYYLGDRDGVRTPMQWSSDRNAGFSHANPHKLYLPVIIDPAYKYESINVETEQMNSSSLLWWMKRIISMRKKYKAFGRGDINFLSPSNAKIIAYTRTYEDEDILVLGNLSRFPQAAELDLEAYEGYIPVEVFSHNKFPRITEHPYLFTMAPHGYYWFQLQKEEGHVAQSETPVLSIDNWEQLLNNKTKTKLEQSILPGYLNTCRWFGGKSRVIQSISVVNKVDIPVKDIPSTLITIEVSYNDGLPEVYQLPLGFLSPKHEDEFKEIPGKGIIAKLKIDGEEGYLFDSVYSENFRNVLFRNIRKGRRLKSGRGNLVFYHSEENLEAEGKKVHSKILNAEQSNTSLIFDNKYFLKLYRKLDNTINPDLEITRYLTEKTEYKNSPRFVGAIEYKPDPRNIIVLGMMQDLVPNQGDAWDYTKDALNRFFDRVLTLPKDQEFEPVEHTLKPLSYQDLSENLKELMGAVFPERIFLLGQRTAEMHKALAANPMEKDFEPEPFSLHYQRSLFSSLQSLTRNAFQNLQKSIKTLPEHIREEAQEVLDMKTEVLNTFKKVYDHKIPIMKIRTHGDYHLGQVLWTGKDFVIIDFEGEPARSFSERRLKRSPLRDVAGMVRSFHYAAYSSIIESEFDDHNKEGDLDIWAENWYYLVTQMFLKGYYEHVGENDFIPPNEDDTEILMQIFLLEKAIYEMNYELNNRPDWVLIPLRGIKSCIKQ
- a CDS encoding alpha-1,4-glucan--maltose-1-phosphate maltosyltransferase, with the protein product MKIEGHKRVSIRNVKPQIDCGKYPIKRVIEEEIKVEADIFGDGHDKVDAVLLFREKRTGRGREKKWQEKPMIFEGNDHWSATFELPETGVYEYTIESWVDHFATWQDSLEKKAAANQNLKTELLIGAELMEEALARASSPNKKKLKNWFDLFRDEEHEQRAVSEALSDSASKAMYESRNRDKAFPYDKILEVRVERKKALFSAWYEFFPRSASPEKGRHGTFKDCENILPEVSKMGFDTIYFPPIHPIGHSHRKGLNNATEAEEGDPGSPWAIGASEGGHKAIHPELGSMEDFTSLVKKAKDLGIEIALDFAIQCSPDHPYVKEHPQWFKWRPDGTVQYAENPPKKYQDVLPVNFETEDWENLWEELKSIVEFWIAKGVNVFRVDNPHTKTFLFWEWCIAEINKKHEGIIFLAEAFTRPRVMEELAKIGFNQSYTYFTWRNTKEEFEEYLTQLTKTEVREYYRPNFWPNTPDILPISLEHKEEPSFLIRLILAATMSSNYGLYGPVFEFGLNEPYPGKEEYVHSEKYQIYHWDWHRNTRIKEMISILNRIRNENEALQTTWNIEFCKTDNDKLISYSKVDKDGKNRLIIVVNLDPHNTQSGWVEVPLERLQIDPHESYSVRDLLTGASYIWQDAWNYVELHPRAIPAHILKVETKKPIQ
- the treZ gene encoding malto-oligosyltrehalose trehalohydrolase, translated to MGKKVGAVYKGHEKVEFCVWAPFAKTVEVVFEKSKNAEDLIKDNKGYWCKEVKNVAPGDTYKFRLDQKDEFPDPASLSQPQGVHSWSQVIDHSAHEWQDREWKGRQLSEMIIYELHVGSFTKTGTFEGVIDKLGHLEELGVNTIELMPVAQFPGERNWGYDGVYPFAAQDSYGGAAGLKKLVDACHAQGISVILDVVYNHLGPEGNYISQYGPYFTDKYHTPWGSALNFDDEYSDQVRQHFIQNALMWLEGFHLDGLRLDAVHEIIDRGARHFLKELSEKTDALETKTGRKYVLIAESDLNDTKLIRDYEHGGFGLEGQWVDDFHHALHTILTGEDAGYYTDYGKMEFLAKSFKQAFIYDGIYSPFRKRSIGNAPAGLEPSHFVICIQNHDQVGNRLLGERFAELLSFEKQKLAAATMLSAPFVPMLFMGEEFGEKNRFQYFVSHGDASLVKAVQEGRKREFEYFFHSHSEVDFPDPQAKSTFENSKLNWHFKKDDQKNKLFNFYKKLIKLKKQGAFGLFSLQNATFEADEDKKLLKVSAKDENSVLTGIYNFGSSEYSEKILEKIPPRPLIFSADKKWGGNKDSNELFDSGNIIVPAEAAVIYRS